Part of the Phycisphaerales bacterium genome, GAGCACGCGAACTCGCAGAGCTCGTGCAACTCGACGCATCACTGCTGGCTCGACTTCCGCACGAACTGAGCGGTGGGCAGCGTCAGCGTGTCGCACTCATGCGGGCGCTGGCGAACGATCCCGAGGCGCTGCTGCTCGACGAGCCGCTGGGCGCCCTCGACCCGATGGTTCGGGCCGACTTGCAGGACGAACTCAAGGAGCTATTCGACCGCCTCGACAAGACGGTGGTGCTGGTGACGCACGACCTGGCCGAGGCGCAGCACCTGGCCAGCCGCGTGGTCTTGCTGCACGAGGGCAAGATCGCCCAGGACGGTCCGCACGAGGCGATGCTGCGCGAGCCGGCCAGCGACTTCGTGCGGCGATTCGTCAGCGCTCAGCGGCGTCTGCACGGGCTGCAAGGGGCCGCGTCGTGAGAGGCCGGATCGCGCTCTTGATCTTGTGCGTTGCCGCCGTGGCCCAAGGCCAAGAAACGCTGACGATCGGATCGAAGAGCTTTACCGAGTCGGTGCTGCTGGGCGAGATGCTCGCCGAGCGGGCAACCCGCGACGGCCTGCGCGTGGAGCACAAGTCATCGCTCCGCGGCACGCGGCTGGTGTTCGAGGCAGTCAGGTCGGGCGCGGTCGACGTCTACCCGGAGTACACGGGCACGCTGCTACGCGAGGTCTTCGCCGATCAAGGCCTCACGACGGAGGCCGAGCTGCGCGACGCGCTGGCGGGCGTTGGCCTGGCCATGAGCGAGCCCATCGGCTTCAACAATACGTATGCCATCGGCGTCATGCCCCCCACTGCCGAGCGGTACGGACTCCGCACGATCAGCGATCTGCGGAATGCTCCGGAATTGACCTTCGGATTCACGAATGAATTCATCGAGCGTAATGATGGATGGCGAGCACTGCGCGACGCCTACGGCCTGCCGCAGACCGACATCGAGGGCATCGACCACGACCTGGGCTACCAGGCACTCGGCAGCGGGGCCATCGACGCAAAGGAGATCTACACGACCGATGCGAAGATCCAGAGCATGGGCATCACCGTGCTCTCCGACGATCTTGGCCACTTTCCCCGCTACGACGCAGTCTGGATCTACCGCATCGACCTTGCCCAACGCATGCCCGAGGCGATCGTCGCGATCGAGTCGCTCACTGGCGTGCTCGACGAAGCGGCGATGTCGTCGCTCAACGCCCAGGTCGACGTGGAGGGCCGCGAGGAGCGCGACGTGGCACGCAACTACTTTGACACGGGCGGCATCGCTGGCGGCGCACTGACCCTCAACGAGCGTATCCGCCAGGCGGTCGGCGAGATTCCCCGGCGCACGGCCGAGCACGCGGTGCTGGTGGGCGTCTCGATGCTGTTGGCGATCGCGATCGCCGTGCCGCTGGGCGTGGTTGCCGCGCACTCGCGGAAGTTCGAGCAGGTCGTGCTGGGCGTGAGCGGCATCCTGCAGACCATCCCGAGCCTGGCGTTGCTGGCCTTGTTGGTCAGCCTGCTCGCCATCACCGGACAGATTCCCACGATCATCGCGCTGTTCGTGTACTCGCTGCTGCCGATCGTGCGAACGACGCACGCGGGGCTCACGCAGATCTCGCAATCGGTCCGCGACTCGGCACGCTCGCTCGGCCTACCCCGCGGGCGGATGCTACTGGACGTGGAACTGCCGCTCGCCCTCCCGAGCATCTTCGCGGGCATCAAGACGGCGGTGGTGATCAACGTCGGCACCGCCACGCTCGGAGGATTCATCGCGGCGGGCGGATACGGCGTGCCCATCCTTGCGGGCATCCGTCGCGTCGACACCGTGCTCATCCTGGCGGGACTCGTGCCTGCGGCGTTGATGGCGGTGGCGCTGACGCTGTTGCTCGATGGGCTCGAACGCGTTCTCTCGCCCGCGGGGGCTCGCAGACGTTAGAAGTTCCTCACGATTCTCGGAGAATCCACTATGTCCGGGCGATGGGGTGATTGCGCCGCATGCTTGCGCTAGCCTGATGCGATCCGACACGCCCCCACGCGAAAGGACGGGCGATATGGGAATCAGCATCGCACGAGCGCCCCTCGTCGGCGCCTCGCTGGCGGAGCGGTACGAGGCCGTGCGAGCCGCGACCGACGCTCTCCGTCGTCCGTTGACGCCCGAGGACTGCGTCGTCCAATCGATGACGGACGCGAGCCCCGCGAAGTGGCACCTGGCGCACACCACGTGGTTCTTCGAGCAGTTCGTGCTCTCACGCGTCGAGCCCGACCGGCGCTTCGACGATCGCTTTGCCTACCTCTTCAACAGCTACTACACGCAGGTCGGCGATCGCCAGCCCCGCCACTCTCGCGGGCTGATGACCAGGCCGTCGCTCCAGGCCGTCCTCGACTACCGCGCGTACGTCGACGAGCGGATGATGGCATTGCTCGCGTCGGACCACCTGGACGACGAGGCGCAACGCATCACCGAGATCGGCATCAACCACGAGCAGCAGCATCAGGAACTCCTGCTCACGGACATTCGCCATGCACTCTGGTGCGGCGTGGCGTGCGAGGCTTACGACCCGCGCGACGATCTCGCCGGCCCGGCCGACCATCGGGCCGGTCAACGGCCACCCAAGTGGGTCGAGTTTGAGGCCGGCCTGCTGTGGATCGGATGCGATGGTCCGTCTTTTTGCTACGACAACGAGCAGCCGATGCACAAGGTCTTCTTGCGGCCCTTCGCGCTGGCGAGCCGGCCCGTGACGTGCGGCCAGTTCATCGAGTTCATCGAGGACGGTGGCTACCAGCAAGAGCACCTCTGGCTCGACGAGGGCGCCGCGGCGGTGAAACGCGAGGGCTGGGAAGCGCCGATGTACTGGATCAGGCCGGATGGCGATCGGTGCGGGCCGGCTGGCGGCTGGCGCGTCACCACCATGCACGGCGAGCGCGACGTCGACCCCAACGAGCCGCTCTCGAACGTCGGCTTCTTCGAGGCCGAGGCGTTTGCACGCTGGGCCGGCGCGCGGCTGCCGACGGAATTCGAGTGGGAGGCCGCATGCCTGCGTGACCTCGAGCGGACCGACGCGTCGTGGACTGACGCCGTCGAGACGGCCCACATGCTCGAGCGCGGCGTCTTCCATCCGACTGCTCTGGACGCCGAGGACCACGCCGGCCCGGGCGAGCTCGAGGGCATGTTCGGCACCGTCTGGGAGTGGACCCGCAGCGGCTACGACCCCTACCCCGGCTACGCGGCCGAGCCCGGAGCGCTCGGCGAGTACAACGGCAAGTTCATGAGCGGCCAGTACGTGCTGCGTGGCGGCTCGTGCGCCACTGCGTCGAGCCACATCCGGCCGACGTATCGAAACTTCTTCCACCCCGACAAGCGTTGGCAGTTCAGCGGCCTGCGCCTCGCGAAAGATACTGCCTGAATGACCATGACCAACACCAACGCAGAGCGCCGAGCCGTCGTGCTCGATCTCGACGCTGCGCAAGGCGACACGACTTCGCTTGAGTCTCGCGGGCGTGACCAGGAACTCGCGGCGTTCCGAGCCGACGTGCTGCAGGGCCTTGCCCAGCAACAGAAGCAGATTCCGAGCAAGTACCTGTACGATGCCACTGGTGCGGCGCTGTTCGAGCAGATCACCGAGCAGCCCGAGTATTACCCGACGCGGACCGAGATGGCCTTGCTCCGCCGGCACGCCGGTGAAATCGGGACCGCCGTTGGGCCCGGTGCGACCATCGTCGAGCCCGGCAGCGGCGCGGGCGAGAAGGTCGAGATCTTGATCGAGGCGATGGCGTCGCCGCGTGCGATGGTGCCGGTCGACATCTCGCGCGAGCAGCTCCGCCGCGTGGCGCGCACGCTGGCGGGCCGGCATCCGAGCCTGGAGATCGTGCCGCTGTGGGCCGACTTCACGCGGCCCATCAGCGTGCCGCAGCGCGTGGCAGACCTCCACCCGAGGCTGGTCTTCTTCCCCGGCTCGACGATCGGCAACTTCCTGCCCGAGGTGCAGCAAGAGCTCTTACAAGCTCTCGCGACGCTGGCGGGCGAGGACGGCAGCCTGCTCATTGGCTTCGACCGCATCAAGGACGAGTCGGTGCTCGTGCCCGCCTACGACGATGCCGCGGGCGTCACGCGGGCGTTCGAGCTGAACATCCTCGAACGCCTCAATCGCGAGCTCGGTGCCGACGCCGACCCTGCCAAGTTCGAGTACGAAGCAAGGTGGGACGCCGAGCACGCACGGATCGAGATGTACCTCGTGGCGCGCGAGGCCCATGCCATCACGGTTGCCGGCCAGCGGTTCGAATTCGCCGAAGGCGAGACGCTGTGGAACGAAAGCAGCCACAAGTACGACCTGCCGCGCATCGAACGCCTTGCCGCGAGCGCCGGGCTGGGCGTGGAAGCGACGTGGAGCGACGAGCAGGCGTGGTTCACGATCGCGTTGCTCCGATCGGCCGATGCATAGTCAAGCCGCCGATAGAACTGCTCACTCATCGCCCCGCAGCTTCGCCAGCACCGTGTAGTCCTCGAGCGTTGAGGTGTCCTGGCTGACCTCCGTCTCGCCCGCCGCGATCGCGCGGAGCAAGCGTCGCATGATCTTGCCGCTGCGAGTCTTGGGCAGCGCCTCGGCGAAGCGCACCTGATCGGGACGGGCGATCGGGCCGATGGCGTCGGCGACGTAGGCGCCCAGGTCCTTCTTGAGGTCGTCGCTGGGCTCTCTCCCACCAGCAAGGGTGACGAACGCGGCGATGCCGGTGCCCTTGATCTCGTGGGGCACCCCCACCACGGCCGCCTCGACGACGGCGTCGTGCGCGACCAGCGCGCTCTCGACCTCCATCGTGCCGAGGCGATGGCCGCTCACGTTGATGACGTCGTCGATGCGGCCCATGATCCAGAAATTGCCGTCGGCGTCCTTGCGTGCGCCGTCGCCGGCCGTGTACACCGGCTTGCCGTCGATCTTGACGGTCGAGAAGTACGTTTCGATGAATCGGTCGCGGTCGCCGAAGACGCCGCGGAGCATGCCGGGCCAGGGCTTGCGGATGACCATGAGCCCGCCCGCATCGGCGTCGCACTCGGTCCCGTCGGTCTTCACCACCGCGGCATCGATGCCGAAGAACGGCCGCGTGCACGAGCCGGGCCGCGTCGCGATGGCGCCAGGCAAGGGCGTGATGGCGTGGCCTCCGGTCTCGGTCTGCCAGTAGGTATCGACGATCGGGCAGCGGCCGCTGCCGATGACGTCCCGGTACCACGTCCACGCCGCGGGGTTGATGGGCTCGCCCACCGTGCCGAGGACCTGGAGCGAGGTCAGGTCGTGCCGGGCAGGGTGCTCGTCGCCCCACTTCATGAAGGCGCGGATGGCCGTGGGCGCGGTGTAAAAATGCGTGACCCCGTGCCGCTCGACGACGTCCCAGAAGCGATCCTCGTGCGGCTCGTTGGGCGCGCCCTCGTACATCAGCGTCGGCACGCGATTGGGCAGGATGCCGTAGACGATGTAGCTGTGCCCGGTGATCCAGCCGCAGTCGGCCGTGCACCAGTAGATCTGGTTCTGGCCGGGCGTCAGGTTGAAGACGTGCTTGGCGGTGTGGGCGGTGTACAGCAGGTAGCCCGCGGTGGTGTGCACGATGCCCTTGGGCTTGCCCGTCGAGCCGCTGGTGTAGAGCAGGAACAGCATGTCTTCGCTGCCCATGGGCTCGCAGGGGCAGTCCGGCTCGGCGGCCTCGGTCAGGTCGCGCCAGTCGTGGTCGCGGCCGTCGACCATCGCCACCTCGTTGTCGCAACGACGCAGCACGACGACGCCCGTCACCGGCGAACCCTGGCCCATCTTCTCGATGGCGTCGTCGACGTTGTCCTTCAGCGGCACGATCTTGCCCCGGCGCCACGAACCGTCGCAGGTCAGGATGATCCGCGAGCTCGCGTCGCGCACGCGATCGGCGATGGCCTGGCTGCTGAAGCCGCCGAAGATGACCGAGTGGGGCGCGCCGATGCGGGCACACGCGAGCATGGCGATGGCGAGCTCGGGCACCATGCCCATGTAGATCGTCACGACCTCGCCCTTGGTCGCGCCGAGCTTCTTCAGGGCGCTGCCGAGCCGTGCGGTCTGCTCCTGGACGTCCCTGTACGTGAGTCGGCGGACCTCGGGGGCCCCGCCGTCCATGGGCTCCCCTTCCCACAGGATGGCGACGTCGTCGCCGTGACCCTCGCGCACGAAGCGATCGACGCAGTTGTCGCACGCGTTGAGCTTGCCGCCTTCGAACCAGGTCGGCTCCGGGAAGCCACCCCTGAGCACGCTCGCGAAGGGCTCCATCCACTCCAGCCGCTCGGCGATCTTGCGCCAATAGGCCTCAGGATCCTCGACCGATCGGCGATGCTCGGCCTCGTAGTCCTCGAGCGAATCGACGTGCCAGGGGGCGCTGCCGACCTCCGACGCCCTCGGCGGCGGGAAGACGCGGTCCTCGTGCAGGCTGCTCTGGATGTCCTGGCTCGTGGGAGGATTGCTGTCGCTGGTGGCCATGCCGGCAGCATATCAGCCCCTCACCGACTCTGCCAAACCCCATCGATGCCGCACGGGGCTCTGAGCGGGGCCGGCGTCCGTAGGTCGATCAGGGCGTGGACTCGGTGAACATGTCCGGATTGTTCAGGAAGAGGACGCCGACGATGAGCAACTGGGCGAAGAACGACGCCCAGTAGTTCAGCTTCCGGATCCCGCGATGGCTGCCGATCGTGCAGTAATACAAGACGAACGCGAGCACGCAGAATTGCCCGGCGAGCGGCACCCAGAACAAGATCCCCAGCCAGCCCCAGAACTTGTCGTCGTCGCGGAACGCCGCCCCGACCATGTAGGCGTAGGCCACGAGATTCCAGATGATCGTGGCGATGAGGGCAATGGCCGCCGCCTCAGGCGACACGAGCGCCACCAGAGGGAGCAGGACGAGCATCGCCCCGATAATGATCAGCGAGACCGACCCGCCCGAGAGGCGCGGCGCACTGCGCACCTTCTTCGGCTTGTCCTTGCCGACCTTGGTGCTCATCGCCCGGCCGGCGGCCGAGTCGAACCCGCACTGCATGCACACGACGGCGTCGGCTGCGCGGCCCATGCCGCACTTGGGGCACGGATTCGCGTCGGCGGTGTGGACGGTGCCAAGGAATTGATCCATGTCGAAGGCGTCGCCCGCTCCGGCGCTCGGGGCGGCCGCGGGCTTGGGGGCCTTGACGGGCTCGGTGGGCTTGGCCTTGGCCTTGGCGGCTTGCCGCGGGCGCCGCTTGGCCTCGACGCAGGACTGGCACGCGTAGCGGCCCTGCGAATCCTTCAAGCGTGGGCGAGCGGCACAATCGGCCCCGCAGACGACGCAGATCTTCTCGGCTGTCACGACGTTGGCTCCCCCCAGATCGCCCCGCGGATCCCCTCGTGGCGGACCGGACCGTAGCAGGCAGAGCCCTTCCAGGCCCAGACCCCAGTCCTACCTCCCACCTACCATGCGGCTCGCTCTTGGGTTGCACCTGTCGGAGGTGGCACGAGGGCTCCAACGCCACTTTCGGGAGGGATTCGCGCGATGGCTATCCGCTTGGGCATCAACGGCTTCGGACGCATCGGCCGCCTGGTCTACCGCATCGCGGCACAGAGCAAGGACGTCACGGTCGTGGGCGTCAACGACCTGGTGCCAGCCGACAACCTGGCCTACCTGCTCAAGCACGACACCATGCACGGCCGCTTCCGCATCGACGGCAAGCTGGCCGACGTCCAGGTCAATGACTCGGGCTTCAGCGTGAACGGCGAGCAGACCAGGGTCTTCGAGGAGCGCGACCCCTCGAACCTTAAGTGGGGCGACCTTGGCGTCGACGTCGTCATCGAGAGCACCGGCTTCTTCACCGCCGGGCCCGATGCCCAGAAGCACATCGATGGCGGCGGCGCGAAGCGTGTCATCGTCAGCGCCCCCACCAAGACCACCGACACCGTGCCCACGCTGTGCTACAAGGTGAACCACGAGCAGTACGACCCGGGCAAGCACAAGGTCATTTCGAATGCGAGCTGCACGACCAACTGCCTCGCGCCCATCGCCAAGGTCATCGACGACGCCTTCGGCCTGGACGAGGGCCTCATGGCCACCATCCACGCAGTCACCGCGACCCAGCCCACCCAGGACGGCCCCTCGAAGAAGGACCTGCGCGGCGGCCGCAACGGCTACATGAACATCATCCCCGCCAGCACGGGCGCGGCCAAGGCCGTCACGCTGTGCCTGCCCCAGCTCAAGGGCAAGCTCACCGGCATGAGCTTCCGCGTGCCCACGGCCGACGTGAGCTGCGTCGACCTGACCTTCAAGACCGCCAAGGCGACGAGCCTCAAGGCCATCAACGACGCCATGAAGGCCGCCGCGACCGGCCCCATGCAGGGCGTGCTCGACTACACCGAGGAACCTGTCGTCTCGAGCGACTTCATCGGCGACCCGCACAGCAGCATCTACGACGCCGACGCCGGCATCGAGCTCAACGACCGCTTCTTCAAGGTCGTGAGCTGGTACGACAACGAGGCCGGCTACGCCAACCGCTGCGTCGACATGGCTCGGTACGTGATGAGCCGGGAATAGGCCAACGGGACAAACGGGGGTATGGGAAACGCCGCTTCCGGGTATATTGCTCGGAAGCGGCGTCGTTCTGATCGTCGCCACCACGTTCGTGCGCGTCGAGGAGCGATCCATGCAGGTCCGATTTGCCTTGCCCGTCTTGATCCTGTCCGGTTCGCTCGTCTCGGGGGCACCGAGCCTCGCAGCCGAGGACGACCCCCAAGAACAGCACACGATCACGGTCTTCAAGCCCGTGTGTGCCGGCGTTCGCCCGCCACAATCAATCGTCGACGCCATTGGTGCACGCCATGCGGCGGGCATGTCGCTTGGTGATCAAGTCGTGGTCGCGCCAACGATCGACTCGGGGCTGCAGCTGCGCTTCGTCGTCGCCGGGGCCGCGCCCACGGGCACGGCCGAGGCGCTCGCCGCCATCGCCGATCTCTACGCCGGCATCGTCGCCGACGACGTCGAGCTGACCATCGAGATCCTCTTCGAGCCGCTCGGCACGATCCACGGCCTGCCGATCCTGGGGGCCGCGGGGGATAGCTATCGCTCCCTCACCTACCCGGACGTACGGGCAGCGCTCATCGATGGCATGGATCCCGACGACGCGATCGAGGCGAGCCTGCCCGACACCGCGTCCGTGCGCGTCATCTACGGGCTCGACGCCGGCTCGCGCACCGAGGACCGCGCAAGCCTGCTCACCGGCATCGCGCTGCGAGCGTTGCTCGATGGCCAGGCGCCCACGCCGGTGCCGGTGTCGCTGAGCTCGACGGCGACGTGGGACACCGACCCGGCCGACGGCGTCGAGCCCGACGCCTACTGCCTCCGCAGCGTCGTCGCGCACGAGGTCGGCCACGCGCTGGGATTCCAGTCGAACGTGGACGTCCTCTTCGGCGCCACGTTGCTGCCGATGGACATCTACCGCTTCCGCGAGAGCGACGGCGGCATGGACCTCAATCCCGACACGCTCGCCGAGTTCGCGACCACGCCGCGCACGGTCTACTTCGACGCGTCGGGCGTGCCCGGCCAGAGCGAGGCCATCCTCGACTTCATCGCGGCCGAAGTCCCGATGGCCGACGGCGGCCCGTGGCAGGGCTCGCACCTGCGCCAGGCCGACCCGCCCGTCGGCGTGATGGACCCCGACATCACCGAGGGCGAGACCTACTTCCCCGGGTACCTCGGCCCGAACGACCTGCGGCCGCTCGACGCCCTGGGCTGGACCATCACGCTCGCGTGCCCGGCCGACTGCGACGGCTCCGGAGCGCTCGACTTCTTCGACTTCCTGTGCTTCCAGGACGCCTTCGACGCGGGCGACCCGGCGGCCGACCTCGACGGCGACGGCGTGCTCACCGTGTTCGACTTCCTCGCGTTCCAGAACGCGTTCGATGCGGGCTGCGGCTAGGGGCGGTCGAACGCGCGTCAGCCGTCGGTCTGCAAGACCGCGTCGGCGGGCGGCTCGAAGTCGGATTCGTCGAGCGTGTTCACGCGAACGAAGCTCGCCCGGAGATCGAAGACCTCGCTGCCGAGCCAGAACCCGTCGACGGTGACGCGGTGGAACATCTTCAATCCCGACCCGCCCTCGACCTCGCGCCAGTCGCTGAAGGCCATGTAGAGCGGCTCGCTCGGCAGGCCCTGCGTCACGCCCAGGGGCCGGCCGGTCTGCGGGTCGTAGTAGTGCCAGAACATCGCGTCTTCGGGCCCGGGTGCCGCGATCGGCGAGAGCACGCTCGCACGCTGGCCCTTGAACTCGTCCTCTCCGTGCGCGTGCATGGGCTGCGCTGGGGCAGCGTGGCTGCCGCTGGGGTTGACGACGTCGAGCGGGAACGAGACGAACTCGAGCACCTGGTCTGCCTGCTCGCGCATGCCGAATTGCTCGTCGGGATCGATCTCGTACAGCTCGGCCTGCTCGCCCTCGTCCTGGTACCAGAAGGCCTCGCCGTCGGTGCCCATCACCCCGGCGTCGGGGCCGAGTTGCATGAAGTGCCAGCCAGCGTCGCTCCTCGACCACGCGAGATGGAACGCGATCGGATTCCCGTCGCTCTCGCCCTCGAAGCGGACCTCCATCGTCCGGACGCCGTCGAGGGCCTCCGCACCGCCGACGAAGCGGACGACGCGCTCGGCGACGGCGCGGGCGTCGGGATCCATCGCGTCCAGGGCCGCCCGCGTCGGGGAGGGGCCGGTCGCGCCCGGACCGGCGTGCCGGTCGGGCCCGGTCGTGCAGCCGGCGGCCAGCAGGGCCAGGCCGACGAGCGTCGCGGCGAGGGGGCGTGGGTGCATGGCCGATGCTATCTCGGCGGCGGCGCCCCGCCTCGGGACGCGAGTTTCTCGTCTGGCGGCGCGAGCTTCTCGTGGGAAGACGCCGTCTTC contains:
- a CDS encoding NF038122 family metalloprotease, encoding MQVRFALPVLILSGSLVSGAPSLAAEDDPQEQHTITVFKPVCAGVRPPQSIVDAIGARHAAGMSLGDQVVVAPTIDSGLQLRFVVAGAAPTGTAEALAAIADLYAGIVADDVELTIEILFEPLGTIHGLPILGAAGDSYRSLTYPDVRAALIDGMDPDDAIEASLPDTASVRVIYGLDAGSRTEDRASLLTGIALRALLDGQAPTPVPVSLSSTATWDTDPADGVEPDAYCLRSVVAHEVGHALGFQSNVDVLFGATLLPMDIYRFRESDGGMDLNPDTLAEFATTPRTVYFDASGVPGQSEAILDFIAAEVPMADGGPWQGSHLRQADPPVGVMDPDITEGETYFPGYLGPNDLRPLDALGWTITLACPADCDGSGALDFFDFLCFQDAFDAGDPAADLDGDGVLTVFDFLAFQNAFDAGCG
- the gap gene encoding type I glyceraldehyde-3-phosphate dehydrogenase — encoded protein: MAIRLGINGFGRIGRLVYRIAAQSKDVTVVGVNDLVPADNLAYLLKHDTMHGRFRIDGKLADVQVNDSGFSVNGEQTRVFEERDPSNLKWGDLGVDVVIESTGFFTAGPDAQKHIDGGGAKRVIVSAPTKTTDTVPTLCYKVNHEQYDPGKHKVISNASCTTNCLAPIAKVIDDAFGLDEGLMATIHAVTATQPTQDGPSKKDLRGGRNGYMNIIPASTGAAKAVTLCLPQLKGKLTGMSFRVPTADVSCVDLTFKTAKATSLKAINDAMKAAATGPMQGVLDYTEEPVVSSDFIGDPHSSIYDADAGIELNDRFFKVVSWYDNEAGYANRCVDMARYVMSRE
- a CDS encoding ABC transporter ATP-binding protein → MFALRGIHKAFGQTVVLDGIDLTIEPGTTVALIGPSGCGKSTLLRLMNGLIEPDAGEVAFDGRPLEPSLLTAVRRRIGYVVQEGGLFAHLTAQQNATLLGRRLGWSRADARQRARELAELVQLDASLLARLPHELSGGQRQRVALMRALANDPEALLLDEPLGALDPMVRADLQDELKELFDRLDKTVVLVTHDLAEAQHLASRVVLLHEGKIAQDGPHEAMLREPASDFVRRFVSAQRRLHGLQGAAS
- the egtB gene encoding ergothioneine biosynthesis protein EgtB → MGISIARAPLVGASLAERYEAVRAATDALRRPLTPEDCVVQSMTDASPAKWHLAHTTWFFEQFVLSRVEPDRRFDDRFAYLFNSYYTQVGDRQPRHSRGLMTRPSLQAVLDYRAYVDERMMALLASDHLDDEAQRITEIGINHEQQHQELLLTDIRHALWCGVACEAYDPRDDLAGPADHRAGQRPPKWVEFEAGLLWIGCDGPSFCYDNEQPMHKVFLRPFALASRPVTCGQFIEFIEDGGYQQEHLWLDEGAAAVKREGWEAPMYWIRPDGDRCGPAGGWRVTTMHGERDVDPNEPLSNVGFFEAEAFARWAGARLPTEFEWEAACLRDLERTDASWTDAVETAHMLERGVFHPTALDAEDHAGPGELEGMFGTVWEWTRSGYDPYPGYAAEPGALGEYNGKFMSGQYVLRGGSCATASSHIRPTYRNFFHPDKRWQFSGLRLAKDTA
- the acs gene encoding acetate--CoA ligase, which encodes MATSDSNPPTSQDIQSSLHEDRVFPPPRASEVGSAPWHVDSLEDYEAEHRRSVEDPEAYWRKIAERLEWMEPFASVLRGGFPEPTWFEGGKLNACDNCVDRFVREGHGDDVAILWEGEPMDGGAPEVRRLTYRDVQEQTARLGSALKKLGATKGEVVTIYMGMVPELAIAMLACARIGAPHSVIFGGFSSQAIADRVRDASSRIILTCDGSWRRGKIVPLKDNVDDAIEKMGQGSPVTGVVVLRRCDNEVAMVDGRDHDWRDLTEAAEPDCPCEPMGSEDMLFLLYTSGSTGKPKGIVHTTAGYLLYTAHTAKHVFNLTPGQNQIYWCTADCGWITGHSYIVYGILPNRVPTLMYEGAPNEPHEDRFWDVVERHGVTHFYTAPTAIRAFMKWGDEHPARHDLTSLQVLGTVGEPINPAAWTWYRDVIGSGRCPIVDTYWQTETGGHAITPLPGAIATRPGSCTRPFFGIDAAVVKTDGTECDADAGGLMVIRKPWPGMLRGVFGDRDRFIETYFSTVKIDGKPVYTAGDGARKDADGNFWIMGRIDDVINVSGHRLGTMEVESALVAHDAVVEAAVVGVPHEIKGTGIAAFVTLAGGREPSDDLKKDLGAYVADAIGPIARPDQVRFAEALPKTRSGKIMRRLLRAIAAGETEVSQDTSTLEDYTVLAKLRGDE
- the egtD gene encoding L-histidine N(alpha)-methyltransferase, translating into MTMTNTNAERRAVVLDLDAAQGDTTSLESRGRDQELAAFRADVLQGLAQQQKQIPSKYLYDATGAALFEQITEQPEYYPTRTEMALLRRHAGEIGTAVGPGATIVEPGSGAGEKVEILIEAMASPRAMVPVDISREQLRRVARTLAGRHPSLEIVPLWADFTRPISVPQRVADLHPRLVFFPGSTIGNFLPEVQQELLQALATLAGEDGSLLIGFDRIKDESVLVPAYDDAAGVTRAFELNILERLNRELGADADPAKFEYEARWDAEHARIEMYLVAREAHAITVAGQRFEFAEGETLWNESSHKYDLPRIERLAASAGLGVEATWSDEQAWFTIALLRSADA
- a CDS encoding glycine betaine ABC transporter substrate-binding protein, with product MRGRIALLILCVAAVAQGQETLTIGSKSFTESVLLGEMLAERATRDGLRVEHKSSLRGTRLVFEAVRSGAVDVYPEYTGTLLREVFADQGLTTEAELRDALAGVGLAMSEPIGFNNTYAIGVMPPTAERYGLRTISDLRNAPELTFGFTNEFIERNDGWRALRDAYGLPQTDIEGIDHDLGYQALGSGAIDAKEIYTTDAKIQSMGITVLSDDLGHFPRYDAVWIYRIDLAQRMPEAIVAIESLTGVLDEAAMSSLNAQVDVEGREERDVARNYFDTGGIAGGALTLNERIRQAVGEIPRRTAEHAVLVGVSMLLAIAIAVPLGVVAAHSRKFEQVVLGVSGILQTIPSLALLALLVSLLAITGQIPTIIALFVYSLLPIVRTTHAGLTQISQSVRDSARSLGLPRGRMLLDVELPLALPSIFAGIKTAVVINVGTATLGGFIAAGGYGVPILAGIRRVDTVLILAGLVPAALMAVALTLLLDGLERVLSPAGARRR